In Ochrobactrum vermis, the following proteins share a genomic window:
- a CDS encoding DUF2853 family protein — MSEYLADVRRYDAGADEAVVDKIVKHLGIALRNRDSSLVSATDPEELKRVRTNWVAKKLGIDDEAKGDEVVAHVADVMKGDRNKNRVTFYYLVAKQLGKLGSL, encoded by the coding sequence ATGAGTGAATATCTCGCGGATGTCCGTCGCTACGATGCCGGTGCCGATGAAGCTGTAGTCGATAAGATCGTCAAGCATCTGGGCATTGCGCTGCGCAATCGCGATTCCTCGCTCGTTTCGGCAACGGACCCGGAAGAATTGAAGCGCGTTCGCACCAACTGGGTTGCCAAGAAACTCGGCATCGACGACGAAGCCAAGGGCGATGAAGTGGTTGCGCATGTTGCTGACGTCATGAAGGGCGATCGCAACAAGAATCGCGTCACCTTCTATTATCTGGTCGCCAAGCAGCTCGGAAAACTCGGCAGCCTCTGA
- a CDS encoding multidrug effflux MFS transporter: protein MASSLVRNAIVLGLLSAIGPFAIDMYLPALPTIAADLHAETGAVQMSLLAFFIALAVAQLFCGPLSDMVGRKLPLYGGLVLFGIGSIGSALATDIDVLVLFRFVQGLGAAAGMVIPRAVVRDLHTGVEAARLMSLLMLVFSISPILAPLTGSIIISFFGWRGVFWAVLVAAAIGIVLVATAQKETRTAEARLESNLGTALRGYGRLLKDRYFLGLVSVGGFGIASFFVYLANSSFVLIDHYGLTPTQYAMAFSANAVSFFGVSQLNGWLGSRFGLRRVMRFAVSGFAAAMLAMFAAALMGHQSLWLIAGFLFVGYGFLGLVIPTTAVLALEDHGEIAGTASALMGTLHFVIGGVAIGVTGSFFDGTALPMTGGIAGCALTAFVLTQIVLSRKASELDTEAAAA from the coding sequence ATGGCTTCCAGTCTTGTGCGCAATGCCATTGTTCTTGGCCTTCTTTCCGCCATTGGCCCATTTGCGATCGATATGTATCTGCCAGCTCTGCCCACCATTGCCGCCGATTTGCATGCGGAAACAGGTGCCGTGCAGATGAGCCTTCTGGCCTTTTTCATTGCTCTCGCGGTTGCGCAGCTTTTCTGCGGGCCGCTGTCCGACATGGTCGGGCGTAAACTCCCGCTTTATGGTGGTCTGGTGCTGTTCGGTATCGGCAGCATCGGTTCTGCTCTGGCGACGGATATAGATGTGCTGGTGCTTTTCCGTTTCGTGCAGGGGCTAGGGGCTGCTGCAGGCATGGTTATTCCGCGCGCTGTTGTGCGCGACCTTCACACAGGTGTCGAGGCAGCGCGTCTTATGTCGCTTTTGATGCTCGTCTTCTCCATTTCACCGATCCTGGCACCGCTGACCGGCTCGATCATCATCAGCTTCTTTGGCTGGCGGGGTGTTTTCTGGGCTGTTCTGGTCGCTGCTGCTATCGGAATCGTTCTGGTGGCAACAGCGCAGAAGGAGACGCGGACGGCCGAAGCACGCCTTGAAAGCAATCTCGGTACCGCTTTGCGCGGTTATGGTCGCCTGCTGAAGGATCGCTATTTCCTCGGGCTGGTTTCCGTCGGCGGCTTTGGCATTGCTTCCTTCTTTGTCTATCTTGCCAATTCTTCGTTCGTGCTGATCGATCATTACGGGCTGACGCCGACGCAGTATGCGATGGCCTTTTCGGCCAATGCGGTGTCGTTTTTCGGTGTTTCACAGCTAAATGGATGGCTTGGATCGCGCTTTGGGCTTCGTCGTGTCATGCGATTCGCGGTTTCGGGATTTGCAGCGGCAATGCTCGCCATGTTCGCAGCCGCACTCATGGGGCATCAGTCGCTATGGCTGATCGCTGGCTTCCTGTTCGTGGGTTATGGCTTCTTAGGCCTCGTCATCCCGACAACGGCGGTGCTTGCTCTTGAAGATCACGGTGAGATTGCAGGAACTGCATCTGCTCTGATGGGTACGTTGCATTTCGTGATTGGCGGGGTGGCGATTGGCGTGACCGGTTCGTTCTTTGATGGAACGGCTCTGCCGATGACCGGTGGGATTGCCGGTTGTGCGCTCACGGCCTTTGTGCTGACGCAGATCGTTCTTTCGCGCAAGGCAAGCGAGCTCGATACGGAAGCTGCGGCTGCATAG
- a CDS encoding TetR/AcrR family transcriptional regulator, with the protein MKPTDIFDMAVLPEKRAVSDKGLNSAAIKPGQCMKRDFILCSAARVFNRDGFQGASIDLIANEAGVSRQTIYNHYRDKEALLSAVVEDALARMNASLFAVLASFPQTGENLEQDLVAFSIRMSRNCIYDSSGAFLRKIMQANETNLPLAASICNTKGPAQAIPAIAARLARLAMDGHLRVDDPDLAARHFMALINADTHYHMLTGQSIDDAIIEKSAVNGVRTFLMAFGRG; encoded by the coding sequence ATGAAGCCTACTGACATATTTGACATGGCCGTTCTGCCCGAGAAGCGCGCTGTATCCGACAAGGGCCTGAACTCCGCGGCAATCAAGCCCGGGCAATGCATGAAGCGCGACTTCATTTTGTGCTCTGCAGCGCGTGTTTTCAATCGCGACGGGTTTCAGGGTGCCAGCATCGACCTTATCGCCAATGAAGCAGGTGTTTCGCGCCAGACGATCTACAACCATTATCGCGACAAGGAAGCGTTGCTTTCCGCTGTCGTCGAAGATGCGCTTGCGCGGATGAATGCGAGCCTTTTCGCAGTCCTGGCCTCTTTTCCACAGACGGGAGAGAATCTGGAGCAGGATCTCGTGGCTTTTTCCATCCGCATGAGCCGGAACTGCATTTACGATTCGTCCGGCGCGTTCCTACGCAAGATCATGCAGGCCAACGAGACCAACCTGCCGCTTGCAGCGAGTATCTGCAATACGAAAGGCCCCGCACAGGCTATTCCCGCTATAGCAGCACGTCTGGCACGTCTGGCGATGGATGGACATCTGCGCGTTGACGATCCGGACCTCGCCGCCCGCCATTTCATGGCGCTGATCAATGCTGATACGCATTACCATATGCTGACCGGTCAAAGCATAGATGACGCAATCATCGAGAAGAGTGCCGTTAATGGGGTGCGCACGTTCCTGATGGCTTTCGGACGCGGATAG
- a CDS encoding SspB family protein, whose amino-acid sequence MVQDLIRYDILAQEALRGVIRKVLAEVAKAGLPGNHHFFITFLTGAPGVRISSRLKEKYPEQMTIVLQHQFWDMLVTDQLFEVGLSFGDIPEKLTVPFSAVRGFYDPSVNFELEFDVAVAQPESDNDEGGNVAPIEIAPTDVPVEKAEKPKSKSRKSAAEKEAAASKDSNADDDADKDAKPTADVVSLDAFRKK is encoded by the coding sequence ATGGTACAGGACCTAATCCGTTACGATATTCTCGCTCAGGAAGCCCTACGCGGCGTCATTCGCAAGGTTCTTGCGGAAGTGGCTAAGGCTGGCTTGCCAGGTAACCATCATTTTTTCATCACGTTCCTGACCGGAGCGCCCGGGGTGCGAATTTCCTCGCGCCTGAAGGAAAAATATCCCGAGCAGATGACTATCGTTTTACAGCATCAGTTCTGGGACATGCTTGTCACAGACCAATTGTTCGAAGTTGGCCTGTCCTTCGGAGACATCCCAGAAAAGCTGACTGTTCCTTTTTCGGCAGTCCGCGGCTTTTATGATCCTTCGGTAAATTTCGAACTCGAGTTCGACGTCGCGGTTGCGCAACCGGAAAGCGACAATGACGAAGGCGGCAATGTTGCTCCTATTGAGATTGCCCCGACAGATGTGCCGGTCGAAAAGGCAGAAAAGCCCAAATCGAAGTCACGCAAGTCTGCTGCAGAAAAAGAAGCCGCAGCATCCAAGGACAGCAATGCAGATGACGATGCCGATAAGGACGCCAAGCCTACGGCTGATGTTGTTTCGCTGGATGCCTTCCGCAAGAAGTAA
- a CDS encoding DUF4169 family protein produces the protein MSDIVNLRQFKKQKARTEKEKQADQNRLLFGRTKIEKAFVRTEIAKAEGFLDQHRLEKRDGPDQEK, from the coding sequence ATGAGCGATATCGTCAATCTCAGGCAGTTCAAAAAACAGAAGGCCCGCACCGAAAAGGAAAAGCAGGCTGACCAGAATCGCTTACTTTTCGGTCGAACGAAGATTGAAAAAGCTTTTGTCCGCACGGAGATAGCAAAAGCGGAGGGCTTTCTGGATCAGCATCGTCTGGAGAAGCGTGACGGGCCGGACCAGGAAAAGTGA
- a CDS encoding ribbon-helix-helix domain-containing protein, producing MNTPGRLRKHSVSIRGHATSYTLEDPFFELIEEIATTRELSVAALIAEIDSKRDRSINLSSALRLHALDWLKSRIAQG from the coding sequence GTGAACACGCCAGGACGGCTACGCAAACATTCCGTCAGTATCCGCGGGCACGCGACCAGCTATACGCTTGAAGACCCATTCTTTGAATTAATCGAAGAAATCGCGACGACACGAGAGCTTTCCGTCGCGGCGCTGATTGCAGAAATCGACAGCAAGCGTGACAGATCGATCAACCTGTCTTCCGCGCTCAGACTTCATGCCTTGGACTGGCTTAAATCCAGAATTGCTCAAGGCTGA
- a CDS encoding AsmA family protein translates to MGRIFVIVGGLLVLLLTAALVVPPFVDWSGYRADFEREASRVLGRPVKVAGDVSARLLPFPSVAFSDVRVGSDAAHPAMTVDTFSMDAELMPFLRGQLLIFDMRVDRPRATISLDKSGKVDWAIRPSTPLDPTKIKLEKLSVNDGTITLREEASGRSHTATELNAVISANSLAGPWQANGSLVLQGEKLAIDLASGEAKPDGSLRVRARISPDAIPATFETDGDVTVTDGRLDYAGNFSLRSSDMVAKTGKDQKTPTETPFFSGVRVSGKFKADHSRFDAGEFRMEQGPVDNPYVVNGKAFIDYGDKPRFEVSADGQQLFWGPNEAASEEQSGSAMPVGDRIAIARRVLEQMPIPTIPGNVDLRLPAVIAGGTTIRSVTVSAEPDGSDWKIRQFAADLPGRTKVEAKGTLSVGKDFGFKGDMLVASRQPSGLASWLNETVDDSVRKLEGAGFSGHVDLRDGMQRIDNLEIGLGQTSLKGSFVREAKGLAQPALTLALNGGTVESEALQALITFFSSGEGLGFLDGQSLNLAFKAGPVRYQDMEAGNVDMALRLHDGRFDFDRLLVGDVAGTTLTATGTYEPFANTPSGSLDATILSGDLSRFLSLMANRYPQLPLFHALSIRAANFPGLFEDSEINVIANAVAPSVPKVDKTPAKSVAAKGKSARPAEANTKNAPGVGEFSFSVTGKAGGMKLDLSGTASGGEGESEPLQMQLNGTATSDQGEAVLALIGLPTLPLGLAGELTADLNMQGAPSAGMRTQLTLTAPDGSAAADGVISLVGGDVAASGKAQLKSADLQPFIATAGFALPGFGEGLSADLASDFQFAKGILRFPNLAGKLDGEDVLARLEANFADSGLPQLKGEAKLATLEVDSLAAIMLGQDAFEPAKHTAKTIWPRGAFAVRPSLPLLLDMKLNVAQAHMDGFGTATEFSTQLQKTMDGLQLNELTGNWAGGYLIGNVSLSNSDKNALLSTELKWSGANLKDFYRLENGAAPFGGVVKAAVNLNGSGESVAALIGSLAGTASFDVENFTVNGLDGTALPAMIGAADAMGDQSSGSDKLASTKFVGIADKATGQGVFAPGNARLDFAISGGVARMAAANLNDGNAALLSDLQFDLSTLGIGGSGTLTFQNIDSADTGISPQVAISLGGSYSAPEVKFDRQPLVQFLTQRALEREQERVESMQANLMEKQRLRRQLGLFEADEAERDRSQREEEARRRAEASAREVARKTAEEAKRLEAEKPQSAPAGGSNSPLASPEGGQSLNEFLKSLEQTPAVPAPQP, encoded by the coding sequence TTGGGCCGCATATTCGTCATCGTCGGCGGGCTTTTGGTGCTGCTGTTGACGGCAGCACTTGTCGTGCCGCCTTTTGTTGACTGGAGCGGCTATCGCGCCGATTTCGAGCGTGAGGCTAGCCGTGTTCTGGGGCGTCCTGTGAAGGTCGCCGGTGACGTTAGCGCCCGGCTTTTGCCGTTTCCTTCTGTTGCATTCTCCGATGTGCGCGTTGGGTCCGATGCGGCTCATCCGGCGATGACCGTCGATACGTTTTCGATGGATGCCGAACTGATGCCGTTTCTGCGCGGCCAGCTTCTGATTTTTGATATGCGCGTGGATCGTCCCCGGGCTACAATTTCTCTGGATAAAAGCGGCAAGGTCGATTGGGCGATCCGTCCGTCGACGCCGCTTGATCCGACGAAAATCAAACTCGAGAAGCTTTCCGTCAATGACGGAACAATTACCCTTCGTGAAGAGGCAAGCGGCCGCAGTCATACGGCAACCGAACTCAATGCTGTGATCTCCGCAAATAGTCTTGCAGGCCCATGGCAGGCAAACGGAAGTCTTGTTCTGCAGGGTGAAAAGCTGGCGATCGACCTCGCAAGTGGTGAGGCGAAACCGGATGGGTCGTTGCGCGTGCGTGCACGCATTTCGCCGGATGCAATTCCGGCTACTTTCGAGACGGATGGCGATGTGACCGTAACCGACGGTCGGCTCGACTATGCCGGTAATTTTTCACTTCGGTCTTCCGACATGGTTGCCAAGACGGGCAAAGATCAGAAGACGCCGACGGAAACGCCCTTTTTCAGTGGCGTGCGTGTAAGTGGAAAGTTCAAGGCGGATCATAGTCGCTTCGATGCCGGTGAATTCCGCATGGAACAGGGGCCGGTCGACAATCCTTATGTGGTGAATGGCAAGGCATTTATCGATTATGGCGACAAGCCGCGGTTCGAGGTGAGCGCTGATGGACAGCAGTTGTTCTGGGGACCGAATGAAGCGGCAAGCGAAGAACAATCCGGTTCTGCCATGCCGGTTGGGGATCGTATCGCGATAGCGCGTCGCGTTCTCGAACAGATGCCTATTCCAACTATACCCGGTAACGTGGATTTGCGCCTGCCTGCAGTGATCGCGGGTGGCACGACGATACGCTCGGTCACGGTGAGCGCGGAACCGGACGGAAGCGATTGGAAAATCCGGCAGTTCGCTGCCGATCTTCCGGGGCGGACGAAGGTCGAGGCCAAAGGCACGCTTTCGGTTGGAAAGGACTTCGGCTTCAAAGGTGATATGCTTGTTGCCTCGCGCCAACCATCCGGTCTGGCAAGCTGGCTCAACGAGACGGTCGATGATTCTGTACGCAAACTCGAGGGTGCGGGTTTCTCCGGACATGTCGATCTTCGCGACGGGATGCAGCGGATTGATAATCTCGAAATCGGCTTGGGACAGACCTCACTCAAAGGATCGTTTGTTCGCGAGGCAAAGGGGTTGGCCCAGCCTGCACTCACGCTCGCCCTCAATGGCGGCACGGTGGAAAGCGAGGCCCTGCAAGCCCTTATAACCTTTTTCTCAAGCGGAGAGGGGCTAGGGTTTCTCGATGGCCAGTCGTTGAATCTGGCGTTCAAGGCCGGTCCGGTCCGATACCAGGATATGGAGGCCGGTAATGTCGATATGGCGCTCAGGCTGCATGATGGTCGCTTCGATTTCGACCGGCTTCTGGTCGGCGACGTTGCGGGCACCACGTTGACAGCAACAGGCACCTATGAACCTTTCGCCAATACGCCTTCCGGTTCGTTGGATGCGACGATCCTGTCCGGTGATCTTTCGCGGTTCCTATCCTTGATGGCTAATCGCTATCCCCAGCTACCGCTGTTTCATGCGCTTTCGATACGCGCGGCGAATTTTCCTGGGCTGTTCGAAGACAGCGAAATCAATGTCATTGCCAATGCAGTAGCGCCGTCTGTGCCAAAGGTCGACAAGACACCTGCGAAAAGTGTTGCAGCTAAAGGCAAGAGCGCTCGACCTGCCGAGGCCAATACCAAGAACGCTCCTGGAGTTGGTGAATTTTCGTTCAGTGTTACCGGAAAAGCAGGCGGTATGAAGCTGGATCTGTCCGGGACGGCGAGCGGCGGCGAAGGCGAGAGCGAGCCGTTGCAGATGCAATTGAATGGCACCGCAACCTCGGATCAAGGCGAAGCTGTGCTTGCGCTGATAGGCTTGCCTACATTGCCCCTGGGGCTTGCTGGCGAGCTTACTGCCGATCTGAACATGCAGGGCGCGCCGAGTGCAGGTATGCGGACGCAACTCACGCTTACGGCACCTGATGGCTCGGCCGCCGCCGATGGCGTGATTTCGCTGGTCGGCGGCGATGTCGCTGCCAGCGGCAAGGCGCAGTTGAAGTCTGCCGATCTGCAACCGTTCATCGCGACAGCCGGTTTCGCGCTGCCTGGTTTCGGCGAAGGGCTTTCGGCAGACCTTGCCAGTGATTTTCAGTTCGCGAAGGGTATTTTGCGATTTCCCAATCTGGCCGGAAAGCTGGATGGAGAAGATGTTTTGGCGCGACTGGAAGCGAATTTCGCCGATAGCGGCCTGCCGCAGCTGAAGGGCGAAGCAAAGCTCGCCACGCTTGAGGTGGATAGCCTTGCAGCAATCATGCTGGGGCAGGATGCATTCGAGCCGGCGAAGCACACTGCAAAAACAATCTGGCCACGCGGTGCATTCGCGGTTCGACCGTCATTACCACTGCTGCTGGATATGAAACTCAACGTGGCACAGGCACATATGGATGGCTTCGGGACCGCCACGGAGTTTTCCACACAGCTCCAGAAGACTATGGACGGCCTCCAGTTGAACGAATTGACCGGCAATTGGGCGGGTGGATATCTTATCGGCAATGTTTCTCTGAGCAACAGCGACAAAAACGCTCTCCTCTCGACAGAGCTCAAGTGGAGCGGCGCGAACCTCAAGGATTTTTACCGTCTGGAGAACGGTGCCGCTCCGTTCGGTGGCGTAGTGAAGGCTGCTGTGAATTTGAACGGCAGTGGCGAGAGCGTTGCAGCGTTGATCGGTTCGCTTGCGGGAACGGCGAGTTTTGACGTGGAGAATTTTACCGTCAACGGTCTGGATGGAACGGCATTGCCTGCAATGATCGGAGCTGCCGATGCGATGGGGGATCAGTCCTCCGGTTCCGATAAGCTGGCTTCCACGAAATTTGTCGGTATTGCCGACAAGGCTACGGGGCAAGGCGTATTCGCGCCAGGTAACGCACGGCTCGACTTTGCAATTAGTGGCGGTGTCGCACGCATGGCGGCAGCCAATCTGAACGACGGAAATGCTGCGCTTCTCAGTGATTTGCAATTCGATCTGTCGACGCTTGGTATTGGCGGAAGCGGGACTTTGACGTTCCAGAATATCGACAGTGCTGACACCGGCATCTCTCCGCAGGTGGCCATTTCGCTCGGTGGCAGCTACAGCGCACCCGAAGTGAAATTCGACCGGCAGCCTTTGGTTCAGTTCCTGACCCAGCGTGCGCTTGAACGCGAACAGGAACGCGTTGAATCCATGCAGGCGAATCTCATGGAGAAACAGCGTCTTCGTCGCCAGCTTGGGCTTTTCGAGGCGGATGAAGCGGAACGGGACCGTTCGCAACGTGAGGAAGAGGCGAGGCGCCGTGCTGAAGCCAGTGCGCGCGAAGTGGCTCGGAAAACGGCCGAGGAGGCCAAACGGCTTGAAGCGGAAAAGCCGCAAAGTGCACCGGCTGGTGGGTCTAATTCTCCTCTGGCATCGCCGGAGGGTGGGCAGTCTCTGAACGAGTTCCTGAAAAGCCTGGAACAAACACCTGCTGTTCCTGCACCTCAGCCTTGA
- a CDS encoding FAD-binding oxidoreductase — translation MSLENVVALTRNEQGIAATVAILKQRFGERAQTGQAIRDQHGHTTTYVPTQAPDIVIFAETAQEVQEVVCICAEYRVPVIAFGAGSSLEGQVNAPAGGVSLDLTRMNRVIAVHAEDLDCVVEPGITRRELNEYLRDTGLFFPIDPGANATLGGMASTRASGTNAVRYGTMRENVLALKAVMPDGRLIETSKRVKKTAAGYDLTRLLVGAEGTLGIITELTLKLQGIPQAISGGICPFPDVNSACRAVIETIQMGIPVARIELVNTLQMQALILHSKLPYEAQPYLFVEFHGTESGVAEQAELFGEIAAGTGGDDFLWTHDAEERDRLWRARHDAYLASFLLRPGCKGVSTDVCVPISRLADCIGETEKDLAETGLIAPIVGHVGDGNFHLLLLLDTDDASEMVRAEAFMDRLAKRAIAMEGTCTGEHGIGQGKMKYLAMELGKATDYMRAIKQALDPDNIMNPGKILIS, via the coding sequence ATGTCGCTTGAAAATGTTGTTGCGCTCACACGCAATGAGCAGGGTATTGCTGCAACGGTGGCTATTCTCAAACAGCGTTTCGGCGAGCGTGCACAGACTGGTCAGGCTATCCGGGACCAGCACGGTCACACGACAACTTATGTGCCGACGCAGGCGCCAGATATCGTCATCTTTGCCGAGACCGCGCAAGAGGTACAGGAGGTTGTCTGCATCTGTGCCGAATATCGGGTGCCGGTTATCGCTTTTGGCGCTGGTTCATCACTCGAAGGGCAGGTTAACGCTCCCGCTGGTGGTGTGTCTCTTGACCTCACCCGCATGAACAGGGTGATTGCCGTGCATGCGGAAGATCTGGATTGTGTGGTGGAGCCTGGCATTACGCGCCGGGAATTGAACGAGTATCTGCGCGATACCGGACTGTTCTTTCCGATTGATCCGGGTGCCAATGCGACGCTCGGCGGGATGGCTTCCACGCGTGCGTCCGGCACGAACGCTGTGCGCTATGGTACCATGCGCGAGAATGTACTGGCGCTGAAAGCCGTGATGCCCGATGGACGGCTGATCGAGACTTCCAAGCGCGTGAAGAAGACGGCCGCGGGTTACGATCTCACGAGGCTGCTTGTCGGAGCCGAGGGAACGCTTGGCATCATTACCGAACTGACATTGAAACTGCAGGGGATTCCGCAGGCGATTTCCGGCGGCATCTGTCCTTTTCCGGATGTGAATTCGGCTTGCCGTGCGGTGATCGAAACCATCCAGATGGGTATCCCTGTTGCGCGTATCGAGCTTGTGAACACGCTTCAGATGCAGGCCCTGATCCTTCATTCCAAACTGCCTTACGAAGCGCAGCCTTATCTGTTCGTCGAGTTCCACGGCACGGAAAGTGGCGTTGCCGAACAGGCGGAACTGTTTGGAGAAATTGCAGCAGGCACTGGCGGCGACGATTTCCTGTGGACGCACGATGCCGAGGAGCGTGACCGGCTCTGGCGGGCGCGTCACGACGCCTATCTTGCCTCTTTCCTGCTAAGGCCCGGCTGCAAGGGTGTCTCCACGGATGTTTGCGTACCGATTTCGCGCCTGGCCGATTGCATTGGCGAAACGGAAAAGGATCTGGCCGAAACCGGCCTGATCGCACCGATCGTTGGACATGTGGGGGATGGAAATTTCCATCTTCTTCTGCTTCTCGATACGGATGATGCCAGCGAGATGGTGCGTGCGGAAGCTTTCATGGATCGGCTGGCCAAACGCGCCATTGCCATGGAGGGAACCTGCACCGGCGAACATGGCATTGGTCAGGGCAAAATGAAGTATCTTGCCATGGAGCTGGGTAAAGCCACGGATTACATGCGTGCCATCAAGCAAGCGCTCGATCCAGACAATATCATGAACCCAGGTAAAATACTGATTTCGTGA
- a CDS encoding heme-degrading domain-containing protein encodes MAQGDDNKQAIGQIIRQEQALIFPSFDENEAFALGHRIRDIAVKEKLGVAIEISLWDRQLFYATTAGSTVDNQEWLRRKFNVVRRFHASTYRLVLEQNRDDRMFAPHKALNVEDYALAGGGFPIRVSGAGVIGAVIVSGLPQREDHNLVIRAVAEHLGQDPVALALPAV; translated from the coding sequence ATGGCACAGGGCGACGACAACAAGCAGGCGATCGGGCAAATTATTCGGCAGGAACAGGCACTTATTTTTCCGTCGTTTGACGAGAACGAAGCATTTGCGCTCGGTCATCGCATTCGCGATATCGCCGTGAAGGAAAAGCTCGGTGTCGCCATCGAAATTTCCCTATGGGACCGGCAATTGTTTTACGCGACGACTGCTGGAAGTACGGTGGATAATCAGGAATGGCTGCGTCGCAAGTTCAATGTCGTGCGCCGCTTTCACGCTTCGACTTATCGTCTCGTTCTGGAACAGAATCGCGACGACCGTATGTTCGCTCCCCATAAAGCGTTGAATGTTGAGGACTACGCACTGGCGGGCGGCGGATTTCCGATCCGCGTTTCCGGGGCAGGTGTGATCGGTGCCGTAATCGTATCAGGTCTGCCGCAGCGCGAGGACCATAATCTGGTGATCCGGGCCGTTGCAGAGCATCTTGGACAGGATCCTGTCGCGCTGGCGTTGCCTGCCGTTTGA
- a CDS encoding serine/threonine protein kinase, giving the protein MVQNPNIDVPLKGDQIPEFVETAVFKRDVFSETHAGYFTGDPDTRIIRRVVSAAPWWSRPLAWILARREIRGLKTVRGIEGVPQLLATDKDGLYRSWTEGTPLHLARPSDPKWYRTAHRILRDMRRLGVTHNDLAKPQNWLMTPEGEAAVIDFQLASVHRRRGALYRLMAYEDFRHLIKQKRAFAKDLMTPTEKRILARRSLPSRIWLATGKKVYNFVTRGIFSWSDGEGTGDRIDNEGPAIQAALKSDPRVTDIALALYSLPAKGVGIYAFVETLNADEKSLRARLKGQRVELIQPVAHLPRRADGTIRDDILRLIAMNQMTELDDLLQREPELRGLVEALASHRLNFTDRRVTQLE; this is encoded by the coding sequence ATGGTTCAGAACCCCAATATAGATGTGCCTCTGAAAGGCGATCAAATACCGGAATTTGTCGAGACCGCCGTGTTCAAGCGCGACGTGTTTTCAGAAACGCATGCTGGCTATTTCACGGGCGACCCCGATACCCGCATTATCCGTCGCGTCGTAAGCGCTGCTCCCTGGTGGTCGAGGCCACTCGCCTGGATACTGGCCCGGCGTGAAATCCGCGGCCTCAAGACGGTGCGTGGCATTGAAGGCGTTCCGCAATTGCTCGCCACCGACAAGGATGGACTGTACCGATCCTGGACAGAGGGAACGCCGCTGCATCTCGCACGGCCTTCCGATCCGAAATGGTATCGCACCGCGCACCGTATCCTGCGCGACATGCGCCGCCTTGGCGTTACTCACAACGATCTCGCCAAACCGCAGAACTGGCTGATGACGCCCGAGGGCGAAGCGGCAGTCATCGATTTCCAGCTTGCAAGCGTTCATCGCCGTCGCGGGGCCCTTTATCGACTGATGGCCTATGAGGATTTTCGCCACCTCATCAAGCAGAAGCGTGCTTTCGCAAAAGACCTGATGACGCCAACTGAAAAGCGCATTCTGGCGCGCCGCTCCCTGCCGTCGCGCATCTGGCTGGCCACAGGCAAGAAAGTCTACAACTTCGTCACTCGCGGCATTTTCAGCTGGTCGGATGGTGAAGGCACGGGTGACCGGATCGACAATGAAGGGCCCGCAATTCAGGCCGCGCTCAAATCCGATCCGCGTGTCACGGATATAGCGCTCGCGCTCTATTCCCTGCCGGCCAAGGGCGTCGGCATCTACGCTTTTGTGGAAACGCTCAACGCCGACGAAAAAAGCCTTCGCGCAAGACTCAAAGGGCAGAGAGTTGAACTAATCCAGCCGGTTGCGCATCTGCCACGGCGAGCCGACGGGACTATTCGCGACGACATTCTGCGACTGATTGCGATGAACCAGATGACGGAACTCGACGATCTCCTGCAGCGCGAACCGGAACTGCGCGGCCTTGTGGAAGCACTGGCTTCTCACCGCCTGAACTTCACAGATCGTCGCGTTACTCAATTAGAGTAG